The proteins below come from a single Ictidomys tridecemlineatus isolate mIctTri1 chromosome 8, mIctTri1.hap1, whole genome shotgun sequence genomic window:
- the LOC101972990 gene encoding actin-related protein 2/3 complex subunit 3: MPAYHSSLMDPDTKLIGNMALLSIRSQFKGPAPRETKDTDIMDEAICYFKANAFFKNYEIKNEADRTLIYITLYISECLKKLQKCNSKSQGEKEMYTLGITNFPIPGEPGFPLNAIYAKPANKQEDEVMRAYLQQLRQETGLRLCEKVFDPQNDKPSKWWTCFVKRQFINKSLSGPGQ, translated from the coding sequence aTGCCGGCTTACCACTCTTCCCTCATGGACCCCGACACCAAACTCATTGGAAACATGGCCCTGTTGTCTATCAGAAGTCAGTTCAAAGGACCTGCCCCTAGAGAGACAAAAGATACAGATATTATGGATGAAGCCATCTGTTACTTCAAGGCCAATGCCTTCTTCAAGAACTATGAAATTAAGAATGAAGCTGATAGGACCTTGATATATATCACCCTCTACATTTCTGAGTGTCTAAAGAAACTCCAAAAGTGCAATTCCAAAAGCCAAGGTGAGAAAGAAATGTATACCCTGGGAATCACTAATTTTCCCATTCCTGGAGAGCCTGGTTTTCCACTTAATGCAATTTATGCCAAACCTGCCAACAAACAGGAAGACGAAGTCATGCGAGCCTACCTACAGCAGCTAAGGCAAGAGACTGGACTGAGACTTTGTGAGAAAGTTTTTGACCCTCAGAATGATAAACCCAGCAAGTGGTGGACTTGCTTTGTGAAGAGACAGTTCATAAATAAGAGTCTTTCAGGACCTGGGCAATGA